A region from the Mesorhizobium sp. J8 genome encodes:
- a CDS encoding segregation and condensation protein A has product MDRLWAENDDSRLTGDPSLVVDVAGFEGPLDLLLHLARNQKVDLARISILALAEQYLAFIEKVRALRLELAADYLVMAAWLAFLKSKLLIPKQPGEEGESGEELAAVLQFRLKRLEAMRDAAARLVNRNRLGRDVFARGMPEMVIIEKRNSFSASLYDLLTAYAQQRQRQAINNVTIARRAVWSLKDAREVLARLVGSVGDWTALDSFLIEYLAAPEEKRTAIASSFAATLEMVREGKLEVRQEQVFAPIYLRGRAQGVRAVEVVS; this is encoded by the coding sequence ATGGACCGTCTATGGGCCGAGAACGATGATTCACGTCTGACGGGCGATCCCTCGCTCGTCGTCGACGTGGCCGGTTTCGAAGGCCCGCTCGATCTTCTCCTGCATCTTGCCCGCAACCAGAAGGTCGATCTGGCGCGCATTTCGATCCTGGCGCTTGCCGAGCAGTATCTCGCCTTCATCGAGAAGGTGCGGGCGCTGAGACTGGAGCTTGCAGCCGATTATCTGGTGATGGCGGCGTGGCTCGCCTTCCTGAAGTCGAAGCTCCTGATCCCGAAACAGCCGGGCGAGGAGGGCGAAAGCGGCGAGGAACTGGCGGCGGTGCTGCAATTCCGGCTGAAGCGGCTGGAAGCCATGCGCGACGCCGCGGCGCGGCTGGTCAACCGCAATCGGCTCGGCCGAGACGTCTTTGCGCGCGGCATGCCGGAAATGGTCATCATCGAGAAGCGCAACAGCTTTTCGGCTTCGCTCTACGACCTGCTCACCGCCTACGCGCAGCAGCGCCAGCGGCAGGCGATCAACAATGTGACGATCGCCCGGCGCGCCGTGTGGTCGCTGAAGGATGCGCGCGAGGTGCTGGCCAGGCTGGTCGGCTCGGTTGGCGACTGGACCGCGCTCGACAGCTTCCTGATCGAATATCTGGCGGCGCCGGAAGAAAAGCGCACTGCGATCGCCAGTTCCTTCGCGGCGACGCTCGAAATGGTGCGCGAGGGCAAACTGGAAGTGCGGCAGGAACAGGTGTTCGCGCCGATCTATCTGCGCGGTCGCGCGCAAGGGGTAAGGGCAGTCGAGGTGGTATCATGA
- the tatC gene encoding twin-arginine translocase subunit TatC: protein MSVTDKEREEIEKSSAPLIEHLIELRRRLIWSLGGFFVAFLVCFFFAKRLFNLLVIPFKWATQWAGLDPHKVELIYTAPQEFFFTQVKLAMFGGMVIAFPLIATQIYKFIAPGLYKNERSAFLPFLIASPILFLLGASLVYFFFTPMVMWFFLAMQQVGTNDQVQISLLPKVSEYLSLIMTLIFSFGLVFQLPVVTSLLTRVGLLSSQALAEKRKWAIVLSFVVAAVLTPPDPMSQCGLAIPTIILYEVAIWSSRMIERSQARDRLAREQAEAGNSVASNTPDASST, encoded by the coding sequence GTGAGCGTAACGGACAAGGAGCGGGAAGAAATCGAGAAATCGTCGGCGCCGCTGATCGAGCATCTCATCGAACTGCGCCGCCGCCTGATCTGGTCGCTGGGGGGCTTCTTCGTCGCCTTTCTCGTCTGCTTCTTCTTCGCCAAGCGGCTGTTCAACCTGCTGGTCATCCCCTTCAAATGGGCGACGCAGTGGGCGGGCCTCGACCCGCATAAGGTCGAGCTGATCTACACCGCGCCGCAGGAGTTCTTCTTCACCCAGGTGAAGCTCGCCATGTTCGGCGGCATGGTGATCGCCTTCCCGCTGATCGCCACGCAGATCTACAAATTCATCGCGCCCGGCCTCTACAAGAACGAGCGCAGCGCCTTCCTGCCGTTCCTTATCGCTTCGCCCATCCTGTTCCTGTTGGGCGCCTCGCTGGTCTATTTCTTCTTCACGCCGATGGTGATGTGGTTCTTCCTGGCCATGCAGCAGGTCGGCACCAACGACCAGGTGCAGATTTCGCTGCTGCCGAAGGTTTCGGAATATCTCAGCCTGATCATGACGCTGATTTTCTCCTTCGGCCTGGTTTTCCAGCTGCCGGTGGTGACCAGCCTTTTGACGCGCGTCGGGCTGTTGTCGTCACAGGCGCTGGCCGAGAAGCGCAAATGGGCGATCGTGCTGTCCTTCGTCGTTGCCGCGGTGCTGACACCGCCGGATCCGATGAGCCAATGCGGGCTCGCCATTCCGACCATCATCCTCTACGAGGTCGCCATCTGGTCCTCGCGCATGATCGAGCGCAGCCAGGCGCGCGACCGCCTGGCGCGCGAACAGGCGGAGGCGGGGAACTCGGTCGCCAGCAACACGCCGGACGCCTCGTCGACTTAA
- the surE gene encoding 5'/3'-nucleotidase SurE → MRILLTNDDGIHAEGLASLERIARTLSDDVWVVAPEQDQSGYAHSLSISEPLRLRKIGEQHYAVRGTPTDCVIMGTKKILPGPPDLILSGVNSGANIADDVTYSGTVAGAMEGALLGVRSIAVSQAYSYVGEDRVVPYETTEALAPALLKRLVETPLPDGVLLNVNFPNCAPDEVEGTVVTSQGKLVHSLWVDERRDGRGLPYYWLRFGREPVEGKKGTDLHAMRNRLVSVTPLQLDLTAHELRDQLTKALS, encoded by the coding sequence ATGCGCATTCTCCTGACCAATGACGACGGCATCCATGCCGAGGGACTGGCGTCGCTCGAACGCATTGCGCGCACGCTGTCGGACGATGTCTGGGTGGTGGCGCCCGAGCAGGACCAGTCCGGCTACGCGCATTCGCTGTCGATCTCGGAGCCGCTCCGGCTGCGCAAGATCGGCGAGCAGCATTATGCCGTGCGCGGCACGCCGACCGACTGCGTCATCATGGGCACGAAGAAGATCCTGCCCGGACCGCCGGACCTGATCCTGTCCGGCGTCAATTCCGGCGCCAACATCGCCGACGACGTCACCTATTCCGGGACCGTGGCGGGCGCCATGGAAGGCGCGCTGCTCGGCGTGCGCTCGATCGCGGTCAGTCAGGCCTATTCCTATGTCGGCGAGGATCGTGTCGTTCCCTACGAGACGACCGAGGCGCTGGCGCCGGCGCTGCTGAAGAGACTGGTGGAAACGCCGCTGCCGGATGGCGTGCTGCTCAACGTCAATTTTCCGAACTGCGCGCCCGACGAGGTCGAAGGCACCGTCGTCACCTCGCAAGGCAAGCTGGTGCACAGCCTCTGGGTCGACGAGCGGCGCGACGGGCGCGGCCTGCCTTATTACTGGCTGCGCTTCGGCCGCGAGCCGGTCGAAGGCAAGAAGGGCACCGATCTTCACGCTATGCGCAACCGTTTGGTGTCGGTGACGCCGCTGCAGCTCGACCTCACCGCCCATGAACTGCGCGACCAACTGACCAAGGCGCTGTCATGA
- a CDS encoding twin-arginine translocase TatA/TatE family subunit — MGSFSIWHWMIVLVIVLLVFGRGKIPELMGDMAKGIKSFKKGMADDDVDDKRTVEHRADETVSPAKEKVSKS; from the coding sequence ATGGGTTCGTTTTCGATTTGGCACTGGATGATCGTGCTGGTCATCGTGCTTCTGGTGTTCGGCCGCGGCAAGATCCCCGAGCTGATGGGCGACATGGCCAAGGGCATCAAGAGCTTCAAGAAGGGCATGGCCGACGACGACGTTGACGACAAGCGTACCGTCGAGCATCGCGCTGACGAGACTGTTTCGCCGGCCAAGGAAAAGGTCAGCAAGAGCTGA
- the tatB gene encoding Sec-independent protein translocase protein TatB — MFEVGWSELLVIAVVMIVVVGPKDLPNMLRTFGRTAAKLRAMAGDFQKQFNEALKEAELDDVKSSIDSLRSLNPMNEVRKQLNPFEQAAADVRAGVDTMMKPKPAADPTAPAAATPQPAEPLKNGATDMPSVGGAEAAAAAPIFPVMTDASVTAPVSETTVPAQAVKKATPAKARTTGTVAKVASKGSAAKAPAKTAPAVVKAAEPARKAAPKAEAKPAVAKKPAAKKTTDTKKTAGAAK, encoded by the coding sequence ATGTTCGAAGTCGGTTGGAGCGAGCTGCTGGTGATCGCGGTCGTCATGATCGTGGTCGTCGGGCCTAAGGATTTGCCCAATATGCTTCGCACCTTCGGCCGCACCGCGGCGAAATTGCGCGCCATGGCCGGCGACTTCCAGAAGCAGTTCAACGAAGCGCTGAAGGAAGCCGAGCTCGACGACGTGAAGAGCTCGATCGACAGTCTTCGCAGCCTCAATCCGATGAACGAGGTGCGTAAGCAACTCAATCCGTTCGAGCAGGCCGCGGCCGATGTGCGGGCCGGCGTCGATACGATGATGAAGCCGAAGCCGGCCGCCGATCCGACGGCACCGGCGGCAGCGACGCCACAGCCCGCCGAACCGCTCAAGAACGGCGCGACGGACATGCCCAGCGTCGGCGGAGCCGAGGCTGCCGCGGCAGCCCCGATCTTTCCGGTCATGACCGATGCCTCCGTCACCGCACCGGTTTCGGAGACCACCGTTCCGGCCCAAGCGGTGAAAAAGGCGACTCCCGCCAAGGCAAGGACCACCGGCACAGTGGCCAAGGTGGCATCAAAGGGGTCCGCCGCAAAGGCTCCGGCCAAGACCGCGCCTGCTGTGGTTAAAGCTGCCGAGCCCGCCAGGAAGGCCGCGCCCAAGGCTGAGGCAAAGCCCGCCGTGGCGAAGAAACCGGCCGCCAAGAAGACGACTGACACCAAGAAGACGGCGGGAGCCGCCAAGTGA
- a CDS encoding protein-L-isoaspartate(D-aspartate) O-methyltransferase, whose protein sequence is MNMGIDDREGFAAFLLRLRGRGTAPKPLVAAFEATPRRGFLSAQFHALAWSDGMLPIECGEAIEGADLQAAVIAALHIEPGNRVLEIGTGSGYTAAVMSRLAARIITIDRYKTLTEQAKQRFEALAISNVIVRQADGSNGLPNEGPFDRIVAWAAFDSLPRFLLDQLSSGGVVIAPIGPEEGEQVLAKLTKVGSRFEREDIGMVRLQPILRSVAAVI, encoded by the coding sequence ATGAACATGGGCATCGACGACCGTGAAGGGTTTGCCGCTTTCCTGCTCAGGCTGCGGGGCAGGGGCACCGCGCCGAAACCGCTGGTCGCCGCCTTCGAGGCGACGCCGCGGCGCGGTTTCCTGTCGGCGCAGTTCCACGCGCTGGCCTGGTCGGACGGCATGCTGCCGATCGAATGCGGCGAGGCGATCGAGGGCGCCGATCTGCAGGCCGCCGTGATCGCGGCCCTTCATATCGAGCCGGGCAACCGCGTGCTCGAGATCGGCACCGGCTCGGGCTATACGGCAGCGGTGATGTCGAGGCTCGCGGCGCGCATCATCACCATCGACCGCTACAAGACGCTCACCGAACAGGCCAAGCAGCGTTTCGAGGCGCTGGCCATCAGCAATGTCATCGTCCGACAGGCCGATGGCTCGAACGGTCTGCCCAATGAAGGGCCGTTCGACCGCATCGTCGCCTGGGCGGCCTTCGACAGCCTGCCGCGCTTCCTGCTCGATCAGCTGTCGAGCGGCGGCGTCGTCATCGCGCCGATCGGCCCGGAGGAGGGCGAACAGGTCCTGGCCAAGCTAACCAAGGTCGGCAGCCGGTTCGAGCGCGAGGACATCGGCATGGTCAGGCTGCAGCCGATCCTGCGCAGCGTCGCCGCGGTGATCTAA
- the nagZ gene encoding beta-N-acetylhexosaminidase, producing MSESKSMILGCAGKVLTEDEIRFYRDERPWGFILFARNIGEAAQIRDLVASMRDCVGRPDAPVFIDQEGGRVQRLRPPLAPNYPAGGALGALWHDDREAGRRAAWLMARLHAFDLSRLGITADCLPVLDVPVEGASDVIGARAYGKEPSAVIELGRASAEGLMSGGVLPVMKHIPGHGRAFADTHFALPTVDTPLDELSRHDFAPFKALNELPMAMTAHVVYSAVDPDNPATTSAKVVNQVIRGEIGFDGLLMSDDTSMKALSGDFPTKAASILAAGCDLVLHCNGVFEEMSGIASRTTALSGKSLQRAERALTYINDRDVADEMAIRAEFATYFEAVA from the coding sequence ATGAGCGAATCAAAATCCATGATCCTCGGCTGCGCCGGGAAAGTCTTGACCGAAGACGAAATCCGCTTCTATCGGGATGAACGTCCCTGGGGCTTCATCCTGTTTGCGCGCAACATCGGCGAAGCCGCGCAGATCCGCGACCTTGTCGCCTCGATGCGTGACTGCGTCGGCCGCCCCGACGCTCCGGTCTTCATCGACCAGGAAGGCGGCCGGGTGCAGCGCCTGCGGCCGCCGCTGGCGCCGAACTATCCGGCCGGCGGCGCGCTCGGCGCGCTGTGGCATGACGATCGTGAGGCCGGCCGCCGCGCCGCCTGGCTGATGGCGCGGCTGCATGCCTTCGATCTCTCGCGCCTCGGCATAACGGCCGACTGCCTGCCGGTGCTCGACGTTCCGGTCGAGGGTGCGAGCGACGTGATCGGGGCGCGCGCCTACGGCAAGGAGCCCAGCGCCGTGATCGAGCTCGGCCGCGCCTCAGCCGAGGGGTTGATGTCGGGCGGTGTGCTGCCGGTGATGAAGCATATTCCCGGCCATGGCCGGGCCTTTGCCGACACGCATTTCGCGCTGCCGACGGTCGACACGCCGCTCGATGAGCTCAGCCGGCACGATTTCGCCCCGTTCAAGGCGTTGAACGAGCTGCCGATGGCGATGACCGCGCATGTCGTCTACAGCGCCGTCGATCCCGACAATCCGGCGACCACGTCCGCGAAGGTCGTCAACCAGGTGATCCGCGGCGAGATCGGCTTCGACGGGCTGCTGATGAGCGACGACACCTCGATGAAGGCACTTTCTGGGGATTTCCCGACAAAGGCGGCCTCGATCCTTGCGGCGGGCTGCGATCTCGTCCTTCACTGCAACGGCGTTTTCGAGGAGATGTCGGGTATCGCGTCGCGCACGACGGCGCTGTCGGGCAAGTCCTTGCAACGCGCGGAGCGGGCGCTGACCTATATAAACGATCGCGACGTCGCAGACGAAATGGCGATACGCGCGGAATTTGCCACCTATTTCGAAGCGGTGGCCTGA
- the scpB gene encoding SMC-Scp complex subunit ScpB: MSERANASVIPFKVEDEPEDDMAEQGSIENPAERLQLSEAVRMAEAIVFASAEPVSEKQLAARLPEGVNIAAAMADLQEIYAKRGVNLVRVGDAWAFRTAGDLAFLMSRDSVQQRKLSRAALEVLAIIAYHQPVTRAEIEDIRGVETSKGTLDTLLETEWVRMRGRRRTPGRPVTYGTTDAFLDHFALEEIRDLPGMEELKGAGLLSTRMPANFSMPVPPADPDALAEDEDALTDIDLEELGLLTPRVTEE, encoded by the coding sequence ATGAGCGAACGCGCCAACGCTTCGGTCATCCCGTTCAAGGTCGAGGACGAGCCGGAAGACGATATGGCCGAGCAGGGTTCCATCGAAAACCCCGCCGAGCGGCTGCAATTGTCGGAAGCCGTACGCATGGCCGAGGCGATCGTTTTCGCCAGCGCCGAGCCGGTCAGCGAAAAGCAGCTTGCCGCGCGCTTGCCCGAGGGCGTCAACATCGCCGCCGCCATGGCGGACCTGCAGGAAATCTATGCCAAACGCGGCGTCAACCTGGTGCGGGTCGGCGACGCCTGGGCCTTCCGCACCGCGGGCGACCTGGCTTTCCTGATGAGCCGGGATTCCGTCCAGCAGCGCAAGCTCTCGCGCGCGGCGCTCGAAGTGCTGGCGATCATCGCCTACCACCAGCCGGTCACGCGGGCCGAAATCGAAGACATCAGAGGCGTCGAAACGTCGAAAGGCACGCTCGACACGCTGCTTGAAACGGAATGGGTCAGGATGCGCGGCCGCCGCCGCACGCCCGGACGGCCGGTGACCTACGGCACGACCGATGCTTTCCTCGATCATTTCGCGCTGGAGGAAATCCGCGATCTGCCCGGCATGGAAGAGCTGAAGGGTGCCGGCCTGCTCTCGACGCGCATGCCGGCCAACTTCTCGATGCCGGTGCCGCCGGCCGACCCGGACGCGCTCGCCGAGGACGAGGACGCGCTGACCGATATCGATCTCGAGGAACTCGGGCTGCTGACGCCGCGCGTCACGGAAGAGTGA
- a CDS encoding LysM peptidoglycan-binding domain-containing M23 family metallopeptidase, with protein MQFNYLKANRRNLARGCAVLMIAGAAAGCSSQSMRFNGVDDVFTSSTNNQRAIINKQNVDQPYPGDTVAPAPVDGTHTQSVSRSSLEPVTTQQLPPPSAPAPAKPMRTASAPALAPAPALAPAPRLDRTATGTVTQAKPFKTAEPDAVRNASAAPHATEIVVRDGETLSGLAAHYHVPADAIAKVNGIDPKKGIRTGQKIVIPAYAYSSKAEPKVAEGKPTNAPKQPAPEKVAVLPQQPKVKDGKSAAQVDTSAAAAGSKNPKPAPQTAEAKPAGAGGSYTVQQGDSLSSIARKTGVSVTALKQANGMQDGLLKIGQTLKVPAGGTVVAASKPAAAAAKPAVDPVTTATTPPPAKTTETLASYTPPKKDAKVIQQAEDDNAEAPDATGIGKMRWPVRGRVISSFGSGKDGVDIAVPEGTPIKAAENGVVIYAGDGLKEFGNTVLVRHENGLVTVYGHASSIEVQRGQKVKRGQEIALSGMSGTTDSPKLHFEVRKNSAPVDPSGYLE; from the coding sequence ATGCAATTCAATTACTTGAAGGCAAACAGACGCAATCTGGCGCGCGGTTGCGCTGTCCTGATGATTGCCGGCGCGGCGGCCGGGTGCAGTTCCCAGTCGATGCGCTTCAACGGTGTCGATGACGTCTTCACATCATCCACCAACAATCAGCGCGCCATCATCAACAAGCAGAATGTCGACCAGCCCTACCCGGGCGACACGGTCGCGCCGGCGCCGGTCGACGGCACCCATACCCAGTCGGTGAGCCGATCGAGCCTCGAGCCGGTCACGACGCAGCAGCTGCCGCCTCCGTCGGCGCCGGCGCCGGCAAAGCCTATGCGTACGGCTTCCGCTCCTGCCCTCGCGCCGGCTCCGGCGCTTGCTCCTGCACCGCGTCTCGACAGGACGGCCACCGGCACGGTCACTCAGGCCAAGCCGTTCAAGACTGCTGAGCCCGATGCCGTTCGCAATGCAAGCGCTGCGCCGCACGCGACCGAAATCGTGGTGCGGGACGGCGAGACACTTTCGGGCCTGGCGGCGCACTACCATGTGCCGGCCGATGCCATCGCCAAGGTCAACGGGATCGACCCCAAGAAGGGCATCAGGACGGGCCAGAAGATCGTCATTCCCGCCTACGCCTATTCGAGCAAGGCGGAGCCGAAAGTCGCCGAAGGCAAGCCGACGAACGCGCCGAAGCAGCCCGCTCCGGAGAAGGTTGCAGTGCTGCCGCAGCAGCCCAAGGTCAAGGACGGCAAGTCGGCCGCGCAGGTCGATACGTCAGCCGCGGCCGCTGGTTCCAAGAACCCGAAGCCCGCGCCGCAGACGGCGGAGGCCAAGCCGGCCGGCGCCGGCGGCTCCTACACCGTTCAGCAGGGCGACTCGCTGTCCTCGATCGCCAGGAAAACCGGCGTCAGCGTCACGGCGCTGAAGCAGGCCAACGGCATGCAGGACGGCCTGCTCAAGATCGGCCAGACGCTCAAGGTCCCGGCCGGAGGCACGGTCGTGGCGGCCTCTAAGCCTGCCGCTGCTGCCGCCAAGCCGGCGGTCGATCCGGTGACGACGGCGACGACGCCGCCGCCGGCTAAGACCACCGAGACGCTCGCCTCCTACACGCCGCCGAAGAAGGACGCCAAGGTCATCCAGCAGGCCGAGGACGACAATGCCGAGGCGCCCGACGCGACCGGCATCGGCAAGATGCGCTGGCCGGTGCGCGGTCGCGTGATCTCCAGCTTCGGTTCCGGCAAGGACGGCGTCGACATCGCGGTGCCGGAAGGAACGCCGATCAAGGCGGCCGAGAACGGCGTCGTCATCTATGCCGGCGACGGCCTCAAGGAGTTCGGCAACACCGTGCTGGTGCGGCACGAGAACGGCCTGGTCACCGTTTACGGCCATGCAAGCTCGATCGAGGTGCAGCGCGGCCAGAAGGTCAAGCGCGGCCAGGAGATTGCGCTGTCCGGCATGAGCGGCACCACCGACTCGCCCAAGCTGCACTTTGAAGTGCGCAAGAACTCGGCCCCGGTCGATCCGTCAGGCTATCTCGAATAG
- a CDS encoding NAD-dependent epimerase/dehydratase family protein: MSSYVVVGAGPVGRETARLLGEDGHDVILTSRSIGSNALRNVRSIQADATDTSALSRVCRGADVVFMCAMATYHRWPTDFFPIIDGTVRAAEAVGAKLIVLGNLYGYGKNGDNPLRSDMPLDPNSKKGTARTIMWQRAVRASVPAIEIRSSDYLGHGAISYFSLIALPSIIEDKPVAFIGDLDATHAWSFTKDVAKTLVAASRYTGEWGRAFHVPSQHASPNELIRKTAAMLGRDIAETHSYSIPEMEALGMHELIEMRYLFETPLLVDSSDAETLLGVKASSLEEMIADTLQDHI; encoded by the coding sequence ATGAGTTCGTATGTTGTTGTCGGCGCTGGCCCGGTTGGACGCGAGACCGCCCGGCTTCTTGGCGAAGACGGCCATGATGTCATCCTGACCAGCCGAAGCATCGGTTCGAACGCGTTGCGGAATGTGCGGTCGATACAGGCTGATGCCACGGACACCTCGGCGCTATCGCGTGTCTGCCGCGGCGCCGATGTCGTTTTCATGTGTGCCATGGCCACATATCATCGCTGGCCGACCGACTTTTTCCCCATAATTGACGGAACCGTGCGCGCCGCGGAAGCAGTGGGCGCCAAGCTCATCGTGCTTGGAAACCTCTATGGTTACGGCAAGAATGGCGACAACCCACTGCGGTCCGACATGCCGCTGGACCCGAATTCGAAGAAGGGAACCGCTAGGACGATCATGTGGCAGCGGGCAGTTCGCGCCAGCGTGCCGGCGATCGAAATACGATCCAGCGACTATCTCGGGCATGGCGCGATCAGCTACTTCTCGCTGATCGCCCTGCCCTCCATCATCGAGGACAAGCCCGTTGCCTTCATTGGCGACCTCGACGCCACCCATGCCTGGAGCTTCACCAAGGACGTCGCCAAGACACTCGTCGCGGCCTCCCGCTACACCGGCGAATGGGGACGGGCATTTCATGTCCCCTCCCAACACGCCTCGCCCAACGAGCTTATCCGCAAAACCGCGGCGATGCTCGGCCGGGATATTGCCGAGACGCACTCCTACTCCATCCCCGAGATGGAGGCGCTGGGCATGCATGAGCTGATCGAGATGAGATATCTCTTCGAGACCCCCTTGCTGGTGGATTCGTCCGACGCGGAGACGCTTCTGGGCGTGAAGGCCAGCAGCCTCGAGGAGATGATCGCCGACACGCTCCAGGATCATATTTGA
- the serS gene encoding serine--tRNA ligase, whose translation MLDIKWIRDNPKALVEALVKRSWSAGEAQSTVDDLIAKDEARRSHLSELQVKQERRNAASKEIGNAMRSGDSALAEKLKGEVSDIKAFIQNGEARERELDKALNDALAVLPNVPLEDVPVGKDEHDNVVKRIVGEVPTRPNWVKEHFEIGEALGMMDFERAAKLSGARFTVLKSQLARMERALGQFMLDLHTTEHGYEEVIPPLMVRDEVLFGTNQLPKFEEDLFFTPHGDGRLGLIPTAEVPLTNLVREEITAHEKLPLRYTALTPCFRSEAGSAGRDTRGMLRQHQFYKVELVSITDQESSLAEHERMTQCAEEVLKRLGLPFRTVTLCTGDMGFGARKTYDIEVWLPGQNAYREISSCSVCGDFQARRMDARYKDKDGKGNRFVHTLNGSGTAVGRALIAVIENYQNEDGSVTIPEVLRPYMGGLAKIEAK comes from the coding sequence ATGCTTGACATCAAATGGATTCGCGACAACCCGAAGGCCCTTGTCGAAGCGCTGGTGAAGCGCTCGTGGTCGGCGGGCGAGGCGCAGTCCACGGTCGACGATCTGATCGCCAAGGACGAGGCGCGGCGTTCGCATCTTAGCGAATTGCAGGTCAAGCAGGAGCGCCGCAACGCCGCCTCGAAGGAAATCGGCAACGCCATGCGTTCGGGCGATTCAGCGCTTGCCGAGAAGCTCAAGGGCGAAGTCAGCGACATCAAGGCGTTCATCCAGAACGGCGAAGCGCGGGAGCGTGAGCTGGACAAGGCGCTGAACGACGCGCTGGCGGTGCTGCCCAACGTGCCGCTGGAGGACGTGCCGGTCGGCAAGGACGAGCACGACAATGTCGTCAAGCGCATCGTCGGCGAGGTGCCGACGCGCCCGAACTGGGTGAAGGAGCATTTCGAGATCGGCGAAGCCCTCGGCATGATGGATTTCGAGCGCGCGGCGAAGTTGTCCGGCGCGCGCTTCACCGTGCTGAAGAGCCAGCTTGCCCGCATGGAGCGCGCGCTCGGCCAGTTCATGCTCGACCTGCACACCACCGAGCACGGTTATGAAGAGGTCATCCCGCCGCTGATGGTGCGCGACGAGGTGCTGTTCGGCACCAACCAGCTGCCGAAATTCGAGGAAGACCTGTTCTTCACGCCACATGGCGATGGTCGCCTCGGCCTGATCCCGACCGCCGAGGTGCCGCTCACCAATCTCGTGCGCGAGGAGATCACTGCCCACGAAAAACTGCCATTGCGCTACACGGCGTTGACGCCGTGCTTCCGTTCGGAAGCAGGCTCGGCCGGCCGCGACACGCGCGGCATGCTGCGCCAGCACCAGTTCTACAAGGTCGAGCTGGTTTCGATCACCGACCAGGAAAGCTCGCTGGCCGAGCATGAGCGCATGACGCAATGCGCCGAGGAGGTGCTGAAGCGGCTCGGCCTGCCGTTCCGCACCGTCACGCTCTGCACCGGCGACATGGGTTTCGGCGCGCGCAAGACCTACGACATCGAGGTCTGGCTGCCGGGACAGAACGCCTATCGCGAAATCTCGTCCTGCTCGGTCTGCGGCGATTTCCAGGCCAGGCGCATGGATGCCCGCTACAAGGACAAGGACGGCAAGGGCAACCGCTTCGTTCATACGTTGAACGGCTCGGGCACCGCGGTCGGCCGCGCTCTTATTGCCGTCATCGAAAACTACCAGAATGAGGACGGCAGCGTAACCATTCCTGAAGTGCTGCGGCCTTACATGGGTGGTCTCGCCAAGATCGAAGCGAAGTGA